The following are encoded in a window of Oncorhynchus mykiss isolate Arlee chromosome 11, USDA_OmykA_1.1, whole genome shotgun sequence genomic DNA:
- the LOC110535623 gene encoding EMILIN-2 isoform X1 — protein MFNICLLVVYFRCLKMKCLPTGFILKSALFPLLLTFQLIYGTRSRYNQGYNMFQGSAYSGSEQRQRNKNWCAYVVHKNVSCAVVGGMESFVQPESAPCPKHQPNCAQQVMYRTQFRPMYKVGYKLVTELEWRCCPGHQGQDCKDLKGIPSSQTVLGPRPTLPPAPETQDPGQQAWGQSGHPWGAGRQPGSQTGQGPAGGQGGSQATQQLEEVVQRLSQQILDMQAAMTSLSANLRVNLQEDASKMLVTMLNVLRQPDSVRGEQQSMLLQGLSLEKEYNTMDIDKFTSKINHLTDTINTKSNVLDDLQARVNHHDGQLHLLMEASPASPPPSPPANDATLRAYVDTKFHALKDEMMEGMEIKMADLKNSCDYKILSVQEQCAGQENSYLSLTELLESKEMNLRKEIQDFKNQLPNSQRGDGTPPGVEELRKELFRVAEAQLILQSSLEKKSKPDPLLPRVEELEARLNMSERSEKVRSLFLEEKLRREGAEGAADLKKAMEDRMSSMEDRVTTILVEISSPVSGVQTALEALQSTQALEDRLNSLEQLCSTECKSDQPAIERIQQNLRVYRTSLDTIQSNINGHSASLADMEEFVQGQLLNHTASLTDVQEELGALKERIGGQQGSLSALGLSLSQQSLELQGQLLNHSASLTGVEEVLGALSGRMGVQKGSLSDLGISLSDNLKDVQEELGALSRRMGEQEGSLSALGLSLSQQSLELQQLNTCCLSSAGPAQEAKDLLQLHLTQREELRARLEELDKEVKAEADHCRNRTEGIALDVASMDSRVTSLENMCGRLEPISSSLHRIKEGLNKHVTGLWNCINQINGTLQAHTKDIRGLKGTYQNLQDHYSGITQALHHLTTSPENSGVHVGVEESGNPTETKLVPQGPVLPVGPIPDGALLHMMETGEAGAPGITISSKPPKGADGSMSTLKGFAGAPASPPSTGYLKPNMPVVSGERVSFSAGLNRLPFPGEVGIIRFNKVLVNDGGHYDPYTGIFHVPMEGRYLLSAVLTAQRGAKVEAMFSVSNRSIQRLDTAGYLPDNGGGGGAGSTSCDCGGSASLSLVLTLMRGDRAGLVMTAGKLAISENTEVLSTFSAVLLYPTPSKK, from the exons ATGTTTAATATTTGTTTACTTGTCGTTTATTTTCGTTGTCTAAAAATGAAGTGCCTTCCCACCGGATTCATCCTTAAAAGTGCCTTATTTCCCTTATTGCTCACCTTTCAATTGATCTATGGAACGCGGTCCCGGTATAACCAGGGGTATAACATGTTCCAGGGAAGCGCATACTCTGGCTCAGAACAAAGACAAAGGAATAA AAACTGGTGCGCATACGTTGTGCACAAGAACGTGAGCTGTGCGGTCGTGGGGGGTATGGAGAGCTTTGTGCAGCCGGAGTCAGCGCCTTGCCCGAAGCATCAGCCCAACTGCGCGCAACAAGTGAT GTATCGGACCCAATTCCGCCCCATGTACAAGGTTGGCTATaagctggtgacagagctggagtGGAGGTGCTGTCCAGGCCACCAGGGTCAAGACTGCAAAGACTTGAAAGGCATCCCATCCAGTCAGACAGTGCTGGGGCCTCGGCCCACCCTGCCTCCTGCCCCAGAGACACAGG ATCCGGGACAGCAGGCATGGGGTCAGAGTGGCCACCCCTGGGGGGCAGGGAGGCAGCCAGGAAGTCAGACAGGCCAAGGTCCGGCGGGGGGCCAGGGAGGGAGTCAGGCGACACAGCAGCTGGAGGAGGTGGTACAGCGTCTGTCCCAGCAGATTCTAGACATGCAGGCAGCCATGACCAGCCTGTCGGCCAACCTGAGGGTGAACCTGCAGGAGGACGCCAGCAAGATGCTGGTCACGATGCTCAACGTCTTGCGGCAGCCAGACAGCGTGCGTGGGGAGCAGCAGAGCATGCTGCTGCAGGGCCTTTCCCTGGAAAAAGAATACAACACGATGGACATTGACAAGTTCACGAGCAAGATCAACCACCTCACCGACACCATAAACACCAAGAGCAATGTACTGGACGACCTCCAAGCCAGAGTCAACCACCATGACGGACAGCTCCACCTGCTAATGGAGGCCAGCCCggcctcaccccctccctctcctccggcCAATGATGCGACCCTGCGCGCCTATGTGGACACAAAGTTCCACGCCCTGAAGGACGAGATGATGGAGGGCATGGAGATCAAGATGGCAGACCTGAAGAACTCATGTGACTATAAGATCCTGTCGGTGCAGGAGCAGTGTGCGGGCCAGGAGAACAGCTACCTGAGCCTGACCGAGCTCCTCGAGTCCAAGGAGATGAACCTCCGCAAGGAGATCCAGGACTTCAAGAACCAGCTGCCTAATTCACAGAGGGGAGACGGAACCCCTCCAGGGGTGGAGGAGCTGCGAAAGGAGCTGTTCCGGGTCGCTGAGGCCCAGCtgatcctccagtccagcctaGAGAAGAAGTCCAAGCCTGACCCACTCCTGCCCCGTGTGGAAGAGCTGGAGGCCCGTCTCAACATGTCGGAGAGGAGCGAGAAGGTGCGCAGCCTCTTCCTGGAGGAGaagctgaggagagagggggcgGAGGGGGCCGCAGACCTGAAGAAGGCTATGGAGGACAGGATGAGCTCCATGGAAGACCGGGTCACCACTATACTGGTGGAGATAAGCAGCCCTGTATCTGGGGTGCAGACTGCGCTAGAGGCACTGCAGAGTACTCAGGCTCTGGAGGACAGACTCAATTCCCTAGAACAGCTGTGCTCCACAGAGTGCAAGTCTGACCAACCGGCCATAGAGCGCATTCAACAGAACCTCCGGGTCTACAGAACTAGCCTAGACACAATTCAGTCTAACATCAATGGGCATTCAGCTAGTCTTGCAGACATGGAAGAGTTTGTCCAAGGGCAGCTCCTGAACCATACCGCCAGTCTTACAGATGTGCAGGAAGAACTAGGAGCTCTTAAAGAACGTATTGGAGGACAGCAGGGTTCTCTGTCAGCCTTGGGTCTCTCTCTTAGCCAGCAGTCCCTGGAGCTACAGGGGCAGCTTCTGAACCACAGTGCCAGCCTTACAGGCGTGGAAGAAGTGCTAGGAGCTCTCAGTGGGCGTATGGGAGTACAGAAGGGCTCTCTGTCAGACTTGGGTATCTCTCTCAGTGATAATCTTAAAGATGTGCAGGAAGAGCTGGGAGCTCTTAGTAGGCGTATGGGAGAGCAGGAGGGTTCTCTGTCGGCCCTGGGTCTCTCTCTCAGCCAGCAGTCCCTGGAGCTCCAGCAACTGAACACCTGTTGCCTGAGCAGTGCAGGACCAGCCCAGGAGGCCAAGGACCTGCTACAACTCCACCTGACccagagagaggagctgagggcCAGGCTGGAGGAGCTGGACAAGGAGGTGAAGGCTGAGGCAGACCACTGCAGGAACAGGACCGAGGGCATAGCTCTGGACGTTGCCAGCATGGACAGCCGGGTTACCAGCTTGGAGAACATGTGTGGTAGGCTGGAACCCATCTCCAGCAGCCTGCACAGGATCAAGGAAGGGCTGAACAAGCATGTGACCGGCTTGTGGAACTGCATCAACCAGATCAATGGCACCTTGCAAGCCCACACCAAGGACATCAGAGGACTGAAGGGAACATACCAGAACCTCCAGGACCACTACTCAGGTATCACCCAGGCCCTACATCATCTGACCACCAGTCCTGAGAACAGTG GTGTTCATGTAGGTGTGGAGGAGTCTGGTAATCCCACCGAGACGAAGCTTGTCCCTCAGGGCCCTGTCCTACCCGTTGGGCCAATACCAGATGGGGCCCTACTACATATGATGGAGACTGGGGAGGCAGGAGCCCCCGGAATCACCATCTCTTCCAAACCGCCCAAAGGGGCCGACGGCAGCATGTCCACCCTCAAGGGCTTCGCTGGAGCCCCAG CCTCCCCACCCTCTACAGGGTATTTAAAGCCTAATATGCCAGTGGTTTCTG GTGAGCGGGTGTCCTTCTCGGCTGGTCTCAACCGCTTGCCCTTCCCTGGGGAGGTGGGTATCATCCGCTTCAACAAGGTGTTGGTAAACGATGGGGGACACTATGACCCTTACACAG GCATCTTTCACGTTCCCATGGAGGGCCGCTACCTGCTGAGTGCCGTGCTGACAGCCCAGAGAGGTGCCAAGGTGGAGGCGATGTTCTCTGTGTCCAACCGCAGCATCCAGAGGCTGGACACGGCCGGTTACCTGCCTGATAATGGTGGAGGAGGTGGGGCTGGCTCCACCAGCTGTGACTGCGGAGGCTCTGCCTCCCTGAGCCTGGTTCTCACTCTGATGCGTGGGGACAGGGCAGGTTTAGTCATGACCGCAGGCAAACTTGCCATCTCGGAGAACACAGAGGTCCTCTCAACATTTAGCGCCGTGcttctctaccccaccccctcaaaaAAATAG
- the LOC110535623 gene encoding EMILIN-2 isoform X2 → MFNICLLVVYFRCLKMKCLPTGFILKSALFPLLLTFQLIYGTRSRYNQGYNMFQGSAYSGSEQRQRNKNWCAYVVHKNVSCAVVGGMESFVQPESAPCPKHQPNCAQQVMYRTQFRPMYKVGYKLVTELEWRCCPGHQGQDCKDLKGIPSSQTVLGPRPTLPPAPETQDPGQQAWGQSGHPWGAGRQPGSQTGQGPAGGQGGSQATQQLEEVVQRLSQQILDMQAAMTSLSANLRVNLQEDASKMLVTMLNVLRQPDSVRGEQQSMLLQGLSLEKEYNTMDIDKFTSKINHLTDTINTKSNVLDDLQARVNHHDGQLHLLMEASPASPPPSPPANDATLRAYVDTKFHALKDEMMEGMEIKMADLKNSCDYKILSVQEQCAGQENSYLSLTELLESKEMNLRKEIQDFKNQLPNSQRGDGTPPGVEELRKELFRVAEAQLILQSSLEKKSKPDPLLPRVEELEARLNMSERSEKVRSLFLEEKLRREGAEGAADLKKAMEDRMSSMEDRVTTILVEISSPVSGVQTALEALQSTQALEDRLNSLEQLCSTECKSDQPAIERIQQNLRVYRTSLDTIQSNINGHSASLADMEEFVQGQLLNHTASLTDVQEELGALKERIGGQQGSLSALGLSLSQQSLELQGQLLNHSASLTGVEEVLGALSGRMGVQKGSLSDLGISLSDNLKDVQEELGALSRRMGEQEGSLSALGLSLSQQSLELQQLNTCCLSSAGPAQEAKDLLQLHLTQREELRARLEELDKEVKAEADHCRNRTEGIALDVASMDSRVTSLENMCGRLEPISSSLHRIKEGLNKHVTGLWNCINQINGTLQAHTKDIRGLKGTYQNLQDHYSGVHVGVEESGNPTETKLVPQGPVLPVGPIPDGALLHMMETGEAGAPGITISSKPPKGADGSMSTLKGFAGAPASPPSTGYLKPNMPVVSGERVSFSAGLNRLPFPGEVGIIRFNKVLVNDGGHYDPYTGIFHVPMEGRYLLSAVLTAQRGAKVEAMFSVSNRSIQRLDTAGYLPDNGGGGGAGSTSCDCGGSASLSLVLTLMRGDRAGLVMTAGKLAISENTEVLSTFSAVLLYPTPSKK, encoded by the exons ATGTTTAATATTTGTTTACTTGTCGTTTATTTTCGTTGTCTAAAAATGAAGTGCCTTCCCACCGGATTCATCCTTAAAAGTGCCTTATTTCCCTTATTGCTCACCTTTCAATTGATCTATGGAACGCGGTCCCGGTATAACCAGGGGTATAACATGTTCCAGGGAAGCGCATACTCTGGCTCAGAACAAAGACAAAGGAATAA AAACTGGTGCGCATACGTTGTGCACAAGAACGTGAGCTGTGCGGTCGTGGGGGGTATGGAGAGCTTTGTGCAGCCGGAGTCAGCGCCTTGCCCGAAGCATCAGCCCAACTGCGCGCAACAAGTGAT GTATCGGACCCAATTCCGCCCCATGTACAAGGTTGGCTATaagctggtgacagagctggagtGGAGGTGCTGTCCAGGCCACCAGGGTCAAGACTGCAAAGACTTGAAAGGCATCCCATCCAGTCAGACAGTGCTGGGGCCTCGGCCCACCCTGCCTCCTGCCCCAGAGACACAGG ATCCGGGACAGCAGGCATGGGGTCAGAGTGGCCACCCCTGGGGGGCAGGGAGGCAGCCAGGAAGTCAGACAGGCCAAGGTCCGGCGGGGGGCCAGGGAGGGAGTCAGGCGACACAGCAGCTGGAGGAGGTGGTACAGCGTCTGTCCCAGCAGATTCTAGACATGCAGGCAGCCATGACCAGCCTGTCGGCCAACCTGAGGGTGAACCTGCAGGAGGACGCCAGCAAGATGCTGGTCACGATGCTCAACGTCTTGCGGCAGCCAGACAGCGTGCGTGGGGAGCAGCAGAGCATGCTGCTGCAGGGCCTTTCCCTGGAAAAAGAATACAACACGATGGACATTGACAAGTTCACGAGCAAGATCAACCACCTCACCGACACCATAAACACCAAGAGCAATGTACTGGACGACCTCCAAGCCAGAGTCAACCACCATGACGGACAGCTCCACCTGCTAATGGAGGCCAGCCCggcctcaccccctccctctcctccggcCAATGATGCGACCCTGCGCGCCTATGTGGACACAAAGTTCCACGCCCTGAAGGACGAGATGATGGAGGGCATGGAGATCAAGATGGCAGACCTGAAGAACTCATGTGACTATAAGATCCTGTCGGTGCAGGAGCAGTGTGCGGGCCAGGAGAACAGCTACCTGAGCCTGACCGAGCTCCTCGAGTCCAAGGAGATGAACCTCCGCAAGGAGATCCAGGACTTCAAGAACCAGCTGCCTAATTCACAGAGGGGAGACGGAACCCCTCCAGGGGTGGAGGAGCTGCGAAAGGAGCTGTTCCGGGTCGCTGAGGCCCAGCtgatcctccagtccagcctaGAGAAGAAGTCCAAGCCTGACCCACTCCTGCCCCGTGTGGAAGAGCTGGAGGCCCGTCTCAACATGTCGGAGAGGAGCGAGAAGGTGCGCAGCCTCTTCCTGGAGGAGaagctgaggagagagggggcgGAGGGGGCCGCAGACCTGAAGAAGGCTATGGAGGACAGGATGAGCTCCATGGAAGACCGGGTCACCACTATACTGGTGGAGATAAGCAGCCCTGTATCTGGGGTGCAGACTGCGCTAGAGGCACTGCAGAGTACTCAGGCTCTGGAGGACAGACTCAATTCCCTAGAACAGCTGTGCTCCACAGAGTGCAAGTCTGACCAACCGGCCATAGAGCGCATTCAACAGAACCTCCGGGTCTACAGAACTAGCCTAGACACAATTCAGTCTAACATCAATGGGCATTCAGCTAGTCTTGCAGACATGGAAGAGTTTGTCCAAGGGCAGCTCCTGAACCATACCGCCAGTCTTACAGATGTGCAGGAAGAACTAGGAGCTCTTAAAGAACGTATTGGAGGACAGCAGGGTTCTCTGTCAGCCTTGGGTCTCTCTCTTAGCCAGCAGTCCCTGGAGCTACAGGGGCAGCTTCTGAACCACAGTGCCAGCCTTACAGGCGTGGAAGAAGTGCTAGGAGCTCTCAGTGGGCGTATGGGAGTACAGAAGGGCTCTCTGTCAGACTTGGGTATCTCTCTCAGTGATAATCTTAAAGATGTGCAGGAAGAGCTGGGAGCTCTTAGTAGGCGTATGGGAGAGCAGGAGGGTTCTCTGTCGGCCCTGGGTCTCTCTCTCAGCCAGCAGTCCCTGGAGCTCCAGCAACTGAACACCTGTTGCCTGAGCAGTGCAGGACCAGCCCAGGAGGCCAAGGACCTGCTACAACTCCACCTGACccagagagaggagctgagggcCAGGCTGGAGGAGCTGGACAAGGAGGTGAAGGCTGAGGCAGACCACTGCAGGAACAGGACCGAGGGCATAGCTCTGGACGTTGCCAGCATGGACAGCCGGGTTACCAGCTTGGAGAACATGTGTGGTAGGCTGGAACCCATCTCCAGCAGCCTGCACAGGATCAAGGAAGGGCTGAACAAGCATGTGACCGGCTTGTGGAACTGCATCAACCAGATCAATGGCACCTTGCAAGCCCACACCAAGGACATCAGAGGACTGAAGGGAACATACCAGAACCTCCAGGACCACTACTCAG GTGTTCATGTAGGTGTGGAGGAGTCTGGTAATCCCACCGAGACGAAGCTTGTCCCTCAGGGCCCTGTCCTACCCGTTGGGCCAATACCAGATGGGGCCCTACTACATATGATGGAGACTGGGGAGGCAGGAGCCCCCGGAATCACCATCTCTTCCAAACCGCCCAAAGGGGCCGACGGCAGCATGTCCACCCTCAAGGGCTTCGCTGGAGCCCCAG CCTCCCCACCCTCTACAGGGTATTTAAAGCCTAATATGCCAGTGGTTTCTG GTGAGCGGGTGTCCTTCTCGGCTGGTCTCAACCGCTTGCCCTTCCCTGGGGAGGTGGGTATCATCCGCTTCAACAAGGTGTTGGTAAACGATGGGGGACACTATGACCCTTACACAG GCATCTTTCACGTTCCCATGGAGGGCCGCTACCTGCTGAGTGCCGTGCTGACAGCCCAGAGAGGTGCCAAGGTGGAGGCGATGTTCTCTGTGTCCAACCGCAGCATCCAGAGGCTGGACACGGCCGGTTACCTGCCTGATAATGGTGGAGGAGGTGGGGCTGGCTCCACCAGCTGTGACTGCGGAGGCTCTGCCTCCCTGAGCCTGGTTCTCACTCTGATGCGTGGGGACAGGGCAGGTTTAGTCATGACCGCAGGCAAACTTGCCATCTCGGAGAACACAGAGGTCCTCTCAACATTTAGCGCCGTGcttctctaccccaccccctcaaaaAAATAG